A genomic segment from Alistipes senegalensis JC50 encodes:
- a CDS encoding type I restriction enzyme HsdR N-terminal domain-containing protein yields the protein MSELPKLNFPAIRLRARRRGDAVEVWDALRGIYLVLTPEEWVRQHLIAYLVSHCGVLPKRVVQEYAVALNGQPQRADVVVVGDRAEPLLLAECKAPGIPVGRQTLAQAVRYNSVLGARYIILTNGLRHYCCECRDGGYVQLDGFPDLSGEPSRP from the coding sequence ATGTCCGAGCTGCCTAAACTCAATTTTCCGGCCATCCGGCTGCGTGCCCGCCGCCGTGGCGACGCTGTGGAGGTGTGGGATGCCCTGCGGGGAATCTACCTCGTGCTGACGCCCGAAGAGTGGGTGCGGCAGCACCTGATCGCCTATCTCGTTTCGCACTGCGGGGTGCTGCCCAAGCGCGTCGTTCAGGAGTATGCCGTGGCGCTCAACGGACAGCCCCAGCGGGCCGACGTGGTGGTTGTGGGCGACCGGGCCGAGCCGCTGCTGCTGGCCGAGTGCAAGGCTCCGGGCATCCCCGTCGGGCGGCAGACGCTCGCGCAGGCCGTGCGTTACAATTCGGTGCTCGGCGCCCGTTATATCATCCTCACCAACGGCCTCCGGCACTATTGCTGCGAGTGCCGCGACGGCGGATACGTCCAGCTCGACGGATTCCCGGACCTCTCCGGAGAGCCCTCCCGCCCGTAG
- a CDS encoding sensor histidine kinase — protein MKIQKKQAIGENLLYVMVWAAIILVPVLNSQMMSEMHVNLENVLIAWRQIAPYLIIFLIHNAIIAPRYVLRRKYGKYLLSNLALIISVFWLVQIYEAHLSDHLPQQADSETLDAYRKASFSNLEMYWNVVLGFFMTGANTGIKLIYQSMRDEQQMEVLKRQNLQAEMDYLKYQINPHFFMNTLNNIHALIDIDTESAKNAVIELSKMMRYVLYDSGREIISLNRDIQFLKNYIELMRIRYTDDVDIRVEYPRDLPEQVSIPPLLLIVFVENAFKHGISYNRPSFIHLRIEYADKTVTGTLSNSRHPAAAAKQAGIGLENVRKRLALIYGEKNYTLDIREEEQTYTVKLVIPTLNA, from the coding sequence ATGAAGATCCAGAAAAAACAAGCCATCGGCGAAAACCTGCTCTACGTGATGGTCTGGGCGGCCATCATCCTGGTTCCCGTGCTCAACTCCCAGATGATGTCGGAGATGCACGTCAATCTGGAAAACGTGCTGATCGCATGGCGGCAGATAGCCCCCTATCTGATCATCTTCCTCATCCACAACGCCATCATCGCTCCGCGCTACGTGCTCCGGCGCAAGTACGGAAAATACCTGCTGAGCAACCTTGCGCTGATCATCAGCGTCTTCTGGCTGGTGCAGATCTACGAGGCCCATCTCTCGGACCATCTCCCCCAACAGGCCGATTCCGAAACGCTCGACGCCTACCGCAAGGCGTCGTTCTCCAATCTGGAGATGTATTGGAACGTGGTGCTGGGCTTCTTCATGACCGGCGCCAACACGGGCATCAAGCTCATCTACCAGTCGATGCGCGACGAACAGCAGATGGAGGTGCTCAAACGCCAGAACCTCCAGGCCGAGATGGACTACCTGAAATACCAGATCAACCCGCACTTCTTCATGAACACGCTCAACAACATCCACGCGCTGATCGACATCGACACCGAGTCGGCCAAGAACGCCGTGATCGAGCTCTCGAAGATGATGCGCTACGTGCTCTACGACTCGGGGCGCGAGATCATCTCGCTGAACCGCGACATCCAGTTCCTGAAAAATTACATCGAACTGATGCGCATCCGCTACACCGACGACGTGGACATCCGCGTGGAGTATCCCCGCGACCTGCCCGAGCAGGTGTCGATCCCCCCGCTGCTGCTGATCGTGTTCGTCGAGAACGCCTTCAAGCACGGCATCAGCTACAACCGTCCGTCGTTCATCCACCTGCGGATCGAATATGCCGACAAGACGGTCACCGGCACGCTCTCGAACAGCCGACACCCGGCTGCCGCGGCCAAACAGGCCGGCATCGGGCTGGAAAACGTCCGCAAGCGCCTGGCCCTGATCTACGGCGAAAAAAACTACACGCTCGACATCCGCGAGGAGGAGCAGACCTATACCGTAAAACTCGTAATCCCGACGCTCAATGCTTAA
- a CDS encoding LytR/AlgR family response regulator transcription factor produces MLKCIAIDDEPLALRQLTSYISKIPYLELAATFNNALEAQQMLTGQSVDLIFVDINMPDLNGVDFVRGLIERPMIIFTTAYSEYAVEGFKLDAVDYLLKPFGFADFNRSAAKANSLYELRHNQRTPQEGESEALPKDKEYISVKADYKVSLVKISDIVYLESEGEYVRMHLIDGSTITTLFRLKNMEAALPSELFMRVHRSYIVNLRMIKAYVKGRIFLSDTEYVPIGENYKEAFQGYIDKNFKNL; encoded by the coding sequence ATGCTTAAATGTATCGCCATCGACGACGAGCCGCTGGCTCTGCGTCAGCTGACAAGCTATATCTCGAAGATTCCCTATCTGGAACTCGCGGCAACGTTCAACAACGCCCTCGAAGCGCAGCAGATGCTGACCGGGCAAAGCGTGGACCTGATCTTCGTGGACATCAACATGCCCGACCTGAACGGTGTGGACTTCGTCCGCGGGCTGATCGAGCGCCCGATGATCATCTTCACGACGGCCTATTCGGAGTACGCCGTCGAGGGCTTCAAGCTCGACGCCGTGGACTACCTGCTCAAACCCTTCGGATTCGCCGACTTCAACCGTTCGGCCGCCAAGGCCAACTCGCTCTACGAACTGCGCCACAACCAGCGCACGCCCCAGGAGGGCGAATCGGAAGCGCTGCCCAAGGACAAGGAATACATCTCCGTCAAGGCCGACTACAAGGTGTCGCTGGTGAAAATATCGGACATCGTCTACCTCGAAAGCGAAGGCGAATACGTGCGCATGCACCTCATCGACGGCTCGACCATCACCACGCTGTTCCGGCTCAAAAACATGGAAGCGGCGCTGCCCTCGGAACTGTTCATGCGCGTACACCGCTCGTATATCGTCAACCTGCGCATGATCAAAGCCTACGTCAAGGGGCGCATCTTCCTGAGCGACACGGAATACGTGCCGATCGGCGAGAATTACAAAGAGGCTTTCCAGGGGTATATCGACAAGAATTTCAAGAACCTCTGA